The Candidatus Firestonebacteria bacterium RIFOXYD2_FULL_39_29 DNA segment TTTCAGATGCCGGCTAAAACCCAAATTTACCAGTCTGCCGTAGAAATTAAAAGAATAGTGCCCGTTATCAAAATGCTGACCGCCTATTTTTCTGTCATAATATATTTTTTTAACAAATATTTTGCCGTCCTTATAAAAAGATATTTTGCCCTTGACGTCCTTTAGCTCGGGAATAGACATCCCTAAATAGAGACCTTTCCCTTCTTCAGGTGAAAACTCCGCCGTCGCAGGCCTGACCCAGAAAGCAGGCAGGTTATATATATAATATCCAAGAATGCAGCATATTATAATTCCGGCTAAAACAATAGTCTTTGCGGAAGAGGCTTTCCGGATATCAACTTTCTTATTATTTTTCTTCATATTTTGTCCTTGTCAATTATTTTGTTATTAGATTTTAACATATATTTATTATTTTTTAATACACACGTTCTAAATAACCCTTGCAAAATATAGCGAATGTTCAACATCTCAAATTGTGATGTTGAACAGGGGTGGACATAGACATTTACCGTCTGGCTTAGGTCTAACAAGGCTCTATTTATAAAGATTGACTTGCCAAAAGTTACAAAACTCTCTAAAAGGTTTTGAAACTTTTTCAAAGTAAAAATAAACTTTTCCACCGTGTAGCCCAAATACAACAGGCAAAATATCATACTTTTTAAAAAGTGTTTTTTTCAGTAAACTATCAAAATCTGTTTCAGTGTACTCTCTTATATGCTCCCAATAAGGGAATTTTCTTTCTCCTGTAAATACTTCAATTATCCGTCTTGCCAATCTTTTTCTGTTAGGTGTATTTATAAAAGCTACTCCCCCTGGTTTTAACACTGTATATAGCTCATTTATTGCGGCAAAGTCATCAGGAATATGTTCAATAACATGAGAAGCAATTGCAATATCTATTGTTCCCGGTTGTACTACATCTGTGAGTTTTTGCCAATCTCCATGAAAATATTCTACATTATCAAAATTTTTAGGTTTTCTTTCAATATTGTATTCAATACCAATCAATTTGTTGCAATATTTACCCAATTCTTTTGTTCTTTGAACAGTAGACGCCCCAATTTCAAGAACTATTGATTCCTTTGTAACATTCTTTTTATAAAAATTCATTATATTTACCCAATCAAAATCAATTTTTTTTCTAATCGATAACTTCATCTCTCCCCCTAGCATAAATAAATAATGGCACTACCATAGAAAAATAGATAATGCCATTATTTGCAAATATTATTTTTCTGCTTTTGCGAAAGACACTCTCCTATTATAGATATGCACACACCGCTCTTATAATTGATGCAGTTCCAGAATTAAATATAATTAACGTCCCAGAAGATGCAGAAACACTCCTCAAATTAAGATAGTATGTCGTTTTAGCAGAAAGATTTATACTCCCCAGTGAACGGTTAATGTAAAAATAAGCAGATGCTTGTTCATTATCATTATAACCCGCAGTATAGTTCTGTGTAAGCTGAGTATTGTTTGCGTTAGAAAGTGTTACCGCTACTGCTTTATTAGCTGTACCATTTGAAATAATACACTGATAACTTACTTCCCAAATACCAATAGGTAGAACAATGCTTCCTCCAATATTGTACCATGTATTTTGTGTTGGTGTTGCTTGAGTCCTGTTTGATGTATCTATAACCTCAATAGTCCACACAGCAGGATCCACCGGAAATCCAAAAGGCGCTTTATGAGTAGAATAAAATATATTTGATGGATTACTACTTAAAGAATTAACATTTCCACCCCATAAGGTTATCGTACTAGTTACTCTTGTAATTATATAATATTGTGCATAACCCGATACTTCAAGTCTAATTTTCATTCCTGCCATATATTTACCCTCAAGCCTACCACTAACATTTAATGTGGTAGTATTCGTGGTTGCATCATAAGAACTATATGTCCAGGTCTCGAACACGGGAATCCAACCATCGCTGCTTTCATTTAAACTAAAGCCATAATCAAAATTAGTTGTAGTATCATAAACAAAAAGTTCATCAATCCAAAGGATGTCCCCTGCATTATCAGCGCCAAATTTTAAAACTATATCAGTAGGAGTACCATCTGTAACAAACGTACCCGTTAATGTAACCCACGAAGTACTATTTGTAGATAGAGATAAATCAGTACTACCTCCCGTTGTCCATATTTTTGCTGTTTGTTCGTTTGTTGCTTTCACCCTTATTGATACACTATATGTTGTACTAGGTTTTAATTTATTTAAGTTAATTTTTATCCCTTCAGCTCCAGCCCCTAATGAATGTACTTTTGCCGAATATTCTCCTCCAAAACCATCTTTTTCTCCAGTATCTCTTTCTGCCCAACCATAATTTGTTCCATTTACCATTTGCTCAAAACCCCAAGGACTGTTTGTTTTTCCAGGCCAATCCTCAAATGAACTTGCTGCTATTATGTTAGCTTTATATGACATGTTTTTCTCTCCTTTGAAACTCGAATTTACTTGTTTTTCAAAATAGTGAAACTTCTCGCCCTCATTGACGTAATGTCTTTTGCAATTTCCCCGGTTCAGAGGACTACTTGTTTAGTTGGTAATAGTCTTTTTCTGCCTGATCGGGACTTTTATACCCGTTGTACGAGTGCAGGCGCTCCGTGTTAAAATATCCCGCTATTTTATCAGCAAGTTTATAACAATAGAAATTGTTATAAACGCAACTATAATTTTTTTTTATAGGGGCAAATTAAATAACACAAACAACGAAATATTGAGTTTATCAGTAACCTACTAATACATGTTAGTATACCTTCGTAAATATATTTTGTCAATCGATTTTGTTATTTTTTTGTAACTGGTCAGTGAAGTACGGGAAACGGCGAAATATCAAAAAAATGTTTGTACATGTCTGATAGTAATTGTTTTTCATCACTTAAAAGATTCGCAAGTAATAAGGTGTAAATATAGCTTAAAATAGTCGGGCTATCGGTAATAATGTATTAAACAGTTGAAATCCCCTGTAAATCATTTGATTTTGATGTTTCGATATGTTACATTACATATTATGTCGACAAAACAAATGTCAGAATTAAACAGGAAAAAAAAGTTTGCGGCTAACTTTTCGGTAATATCCAACTCGGGGTTGGTAGTATTAAAACTACTTGTCGGGGTTATGTCCGGAGCTGTCAGTATTATTGCAGAAGCTATACATTCAGGAATTGACCTTTTAGCGGCAATAATTGCCCGGTACTCTGTCGTTAAATCAGCCGAACCTGCGGATGAAAAACATCATTTTGGGCATGGCAAAGTGGAAAGCGTTTCGGCCTTAATAGAAGGTCTTCTTATTTTCTTTGCAGCTTATCTTATCATTCATGAGGCCTACAGTAAAATTGTTCACGGTATTAAAATAGATATAATCGGCGCAGGCATCGGGGTAATGTTTATTTCCACCGTTGCGAATATTTTAATTTCGCGCTATCTTTTTAGAATCGCAAAAGAAACAAAATCCGACGCTCTGGATGCGGATGCGTGGCACTTAAAGACAGATGTTTACACTTCTCTCGGAGTCTTTGTCGCCTTAATTCTCATACACTTTCTTAAAGGTGTAATTCCGCATGTAGAATATCTTGATCCGACAATAGCAATTGCGACCGCGATCTGGATTTCTTTCGCAGCTTTTCAGATTACCAAGGATGCAATACTTAACCTTGTCGATACCAAGATTTCCGAAGAAGAGGAAGCCATCGTAAAAAAAGCAATACTTGAAAATTCCGACACTTTCATTGATTTTCATAAATTAAGAAGCAGGAGGTCCGGATTCTATACATATATAGATCTCCACCTGGTCGTATCCAGAGGGCTGAGTGTTGATAAAGCGCACAAGCTTACCCATCATATTGAAAAAGACATTAAGAAGCTCTTAAGAAACACGGATATAATGTTTCATCTGGAGCCCTGCAATTCCAAATGCAAGAGATGCAAAATAAGATGCACAAAATCATAATCGGAATATTTTCCGACACCCACCGGAATGAAAACGGATTAAGACAAGCCGCAGAAACCGCAAAAACAGAAGGCGCAGCTATCTTTATTCATCTCGGGGACTCCTATAGGGACGGAGAGGTTCTTTTTGAATATTCAAACGAGGTATTCCGTGTTCCGGGACTTTATGAACCTGAATACAAAAACCCAGAAGTGCCAAACAGATTCTTTAAGGAAATTGGAGGGTTTAACATATTTTTGACACATTCCGACAAACAGGAAGAACAGGACCTACCGGAAGATATTAATCCCCGTAAAGTCGCAATAGAAAATCAGGCTGATATCTATCTTTATGGTCATTCCCACCTTTATGAAGCTATGATAAAAGGCGATGCCCTCTTTTTAAATCCCGGAAGTTTAAAAGCGGGAGATAACAGAAGCCAGACACTGACTTTTGGGATGCTGGAATTAACAGAAAAAAAAGCCGTAGGAAAAGTCCTTGATTTGAACGGTAAGATACTTGTTGAATCGGTGTTGTTTAAGTTATGAACCTCTCCGAGCTTACGCACGGAGTTTCGACGATAGGAGATTTTTAATTATTCATGCCAAATTCATCCCACGAGCTCACGCTCGGGGTTTTCTTTGGCATAACGTCATAAAAGTCATGGTTCTAGGTTCTGGGTGCTAGGGGCTGGATTTAAAATAAGGAGTTTTTACAGATGAAATACCACCTTCAAGAAAATCGCCTTCGTCGATGACTTTTATCACTAATATCAGGCGATTTTCGCAGTCCCAGCTGTTATGATTTGTGAAGCAAATCAAGCGGAGATAGGAAAGTATTTTACTTGTGCCCGCAAGGGTATACTTTCCTATGCAGTAAAAATAACTTTACGACTTTTACAAACCTTATGGACTGGTTTTACGTGAGTAACGTGGAACGTACAACATATTTGACTTTCTTAACGAGAGAAGTAGTATTTCAGTACCAGTACTCCTGCCCACAGTGTTGCATTCGTGTATATTCCGGCGATGAGATCATCAGTCATCACACCCCAGCCGCCTTTTAGTTCCTGGGATTCTCTGGCAGGGGAGGGTTTCCAGACATCAAATAAACGGAAAAAGAAAAAACCTGCTAAAGCAAAAATCCAGGTCTTTGGTAAAAATGCCATGGAGAAAAGATAGCCTGCTATTTCATCTATGACAATCTTTCCTGAATCTTTCTTTTTATAAAGTTTTTCCGCTTCAGTCGAAAGATAGACTCCGGCTATAAATATTATAACAGCGGCGGGCAAAACGTAATACAGGGGGAGCAGATAGAAAAGAGCAACCCCGACCAGAGTCCCTGCGGTACCGCTGGCAAAAGGAGAGTATCCCGTACCAAAACCTGAGGCGAGTATTTTAATGAGCAGGTTTTTCAAAAAAATGTCCCCGATTCTTCTTGATAAAATCATACGCGGAATAGATGGAGTACACCGCGCAAATAACCGTCATTATATAAGGTATTGTCTTTATAAAAGCGGACAAATGCATACCTGCATCTCCGTTGTTTTCCAGAACAGCTTTCCAATCATATATTTTTTGCGAAGATATAATTACAAGTATTGTTATTATAGTAGCTATATGCCAGGCAGTTTTATGTTTCCCGGACAGCTCTGAGGGAAGAACATTATTCTGATTTGAGATTGCAACCATTCTAAGAGACGTTATCAAAAACTCCCTGCCAATCATAACAACTATCATCCAGGTAGGCACCAGCTCCAGTTGTACAAAAGAAATAAAAGCGGAGAAAACCAGCAGCTTATCCGCAATTGGATCAAGAAATTTACCAAATTCGGTTACTTCGTTTCTTTCCCTGGCCAGGCGTCCGTCGTACCAATCAGTCAAGGAGGCAACAATAAATATGAACAAGGCTATTGTCGAACCATAGGTCATTTTAGAAAAAAGGAAAACAAGAAAAAAAGGAATAAAACCAATCCTTGCCATAGTCAATGTATTTGAGTAGTTAAGCTTTATATCCAACCGCTTCTCCAATAAGATCGTAAGGCAGTGCTTTTTTAACTTTTACCGCCACCAAATCTCCAGCTTTAACTCCGCTGCCGGCATAAAAATAAACTCTTCCGTCGACATCCGGAGCATCCGCAGCGCGCCTGCCTGTTGCCGTTTTATTTACAACTGTATCGGTCAACACTTGTATTTTACTCCCTATCTTAGACTTGTTCAATTGTAAAGATACTTTTTGCTGGGCTTTCATTAACAGGTTTTTTCTTCTTGTTTTTTCAGAGTTACTGACCGTACCGGAAAGAGTATACGCGCGCGTGCCTTTTTCTTTTGAGTACTCAAAAACTCCGAGTTTATCAAACTTAAACTCTTTAATAAATTCAAGCATGTTTTGGAACTCTTCTTTCGTCTCTCCCGGAAAACCCGTGATAAGAGTTGTCCTAAGCACAGCGTTTTTTACCCTGCTTCGGATCTTTTTAATGAGAACTGCTATATCATTTTTATTATAAAACCGTCCCATCTGCTTTAAAATCCTGCTTTCGGTATGCTGAAGAGGTATATCAAAATAAGGCGCAATTTTAGGAAGGGAGGCCATCACGTCAAGGAGCTCATCCGTTATCCTGGAGGGATACAGATATAAAAGCCGTATCCATTTAACCCCATTTATCTTTGAAAGCTCTCTAAGGAGTCCCGGTAATGCCGGCTTACAATATATATCTTCGCCGTACCCGGTCGTATCCTGGGAGATAAGATTAATCTCCTTCACTCCGAGCAACGCCAACGTTTTCACTTCCGCTACTATATCTTCCTTCTTCCTGCTCCTGAAACTCCCTCTAATAGAAGGAATCAGACAGTAAGAACAACTATTATCACATCCGTCAGCAATCTTTACATAAGCATAATGCGGAAGTGTCGCCATAACTCTCGGGAGTTTACTGTTATAGATAAATGTTTTATCGTCACTTTTAATTTTGATTTTACCTGTTTTTGAAAGTGCCGTCAGGCAAATCTTTCCAGCATCAGGAATAGAGGAAAACGGAAGGAAAATATCTATTTCGGGGAATAATTTTTTTAGTTCATTCCCCTGTCTCCCCACAAAACATCCCGCCACGACCACCTTAGCTCCAGTTTTTTTATTCTTAAGAGCAAACTTTATCTCAGAAGCCGCCTCCTTCCTGGAAGCAGAAAGAAACGAACAGGTGTTAATGAGAATAATATCCGCAGAATCCTGCTCGTTAGTTATCTCAAACCCCGATTTACGGAGAGATCCAAGCATTACTTCCGTATCCACAAGGTTCTTGGCGCATCCAAGGCTTATTACTGTGACGCTGGGCATATTTTTTGTAACTCCCTATATTTATTGATTAACAAGCTATTAATTTATATACCAGCCGTTAGAACGTTACACGTTGCTCAGGTTACTCACGTGAAAGAATTGGTCATTTACTTTTAGAGGGGGACGACAGCTTTTGCCTATTCTTAATAAATGTCGCCCATTCCAAGATATATTGAGACCGGGAGAATAACGATCTTTTTATTGCCTATTTTTCTGAGCTCCATTTGTTTTTTAGAAAGCAACATACCGGTCAATAGGTTGTTTTTACTCATGAAATATTCTAAATTAGCAATGGAATGGATCTCCTCGGTAAAACCAACCTCTATCGGAAGCACGCTTTTTCCTGTCCTGGTAATAATATCCACTTCTCTTTTAGTTGAATCACGGTAGAAATTAACGGCTTCAAATTTTCTAAACGCATGCAGCAATACTGTGGTCTCAACAAGATGCCCGAGGTAATCCTTATTAATAAATAAGTCATCATAATACTTTAGAACACTTACGGCAAGCCCGGGGTCCGCCACAAGGATCTTCTTCGACTTTCGAGCACGGTTTATATCGGATTTTGCATAATTTTCAACTACACAAATCAAACGCGACTGCTCTAAGAACGAAATATAATTCCCGACGACCTCTCTTGATGCTTTTAAGTTTTTTGCAAGATTCGATATTTCAAATAACTGGGCCGTATTCTCGCAAGCATAATTAAAAAGATGTTTGAGAAGTTGCACTTCTCTCAAATGGAAAGCCTGGGGAATGTCCTTATAAATTTCCCTGTCAATCACAGATTCGGACAGGTATTTATATATCACATTTTTACTGGGCTCTTCAGTAACTTCCGGAAAGCCGCCTCTCCGGATATACTCCTCAAAATGTTTTTCTATTACTCTAAAGTCAGGGAGGTTCTTTTTTAACTTTTCATACATAAGAACAGGTTCTTCCGATTTCATTCCCGGATTTTGGACTTTTTTAAACTCCAGGTATTCATTAAAAGACAAAGGTAGGAGTTCAAACTTATAAACTCTTCCCGCAAGAGACTCCTTGGTTTTCTGTGATATTTCAACCCCGCCGGAACCTGTAATAAATATTTTCGTTCCCTTATTCAGGTCATAGAAGCGTTTAATATGCACCTGCCAAAGATCAAGATACTGGATTTCATCTATGAATATATATTCGGGATTTTTTCCATCTTCAGCTATTCTTTCGCGATATATTTCAAGAAGGCGGTCAAGTCCTGATTGTTCATTAGAAGTAATGCTTTCATCCCAGGAAAAATAAAGTATTTCTTTTGGCGAAACACCGGTTTTAAGCAAATGCTCAATGATCTGAAATATTAAAGTTGACTTGCCCACCCTTCTCGGACCTTCTATGGCGATAATCTGCGGTTTACCTACATATTCCAATATTCTGCCGAATACTTTTCTTTTTGTCTCAGGACAAAGCTCTTTATTAACGCTACCCGTTTTCCACCACCCGTTAAACTCTGCCATCAATCGATAAAATAATTCTTCAGTCATTATATCCCCACAATGCATATATTTTGTGTCAATCATAGTTTACACAATATATACATTTATGTCAATCATATATTGCACAATACAGCGTTGCTAATCGCCCATTTTCGCAATAGCCCTATATTTACAAGTTGTTTTGAAAAAGGGTCTTCTTAATTAAACCGGATATAGCGTCTACATTATATTGTCATTCGAACTTTGTACTTTGTAATTGTTCTACTTCTGGCAGTATGTTCCAAAATATTCGC contains these protein-coding regions:
- a CDS encoding CDP-diacylglycerol--glycerol-3-phosphate 3-phosphatidyltransferase, with the translated sequence MARIGFIPFFLVFLFSKMTYGSTIALFIFIVASLTDWYDGRLARERNEVTEFGKFLDPIADKLLVFSAFISFVQLELVPTWMIVVMIGREFLITSLRMVAISNQNNVLPSELSGKHKTAWHIATIITILVIISSQKIYDWKAVLENNGDAGMHLSAFIKTIPYIMTVICAVYSIYSAYDFIKKNRGHFFEKPAH
- a CDS encoding ribosomal protein S12 methylthiotransferase RimO, producing MPSVTVISLGCAKNLVDTEVMLGSLRKSGFEITNEQDSADIILINTCSFLSASRKEAASEIKFALKNKKTGAKVVVAGCFVGRQGNELKKLFPEIDIFLPFSSIPDAGKICLTALSKTGKIKIKSDDKTFIYNSKLPRVMATLPHYAYVKIADGCDNSCSYCLIPSIRGSFRSRKKEDIVAEVKTLALLGVKEINLISQDTTGYGEDIYCKPALPGLLRELSKINGVKWIRLLYLYPSRITDELLDVMASLPKIAPYFDIPLQHTESRILKQMGRFYNKNDIAVLIKKIRSRVKNAVLRTTLITGFPGETKEEFQNMLEFIKEFKFDKLGVFEYSKEKGTRAYTLSGTVSNSEKTRRKNLLMKAQQKVSLQLNKSKIGSKIQVLTDTVVNKTATGRRAADAPDVDGRVYFYAGSGVKAGDLVAVKVKKALPYDLIGEAVGYKA